One region of Chaetodon auriga isolate fChaAug3 chromosome 5, fChaAug3.hap1, whole genome shotgun sequence genomic DNA includes:
- the LOC143320960 gene encoding nuclear factor 7, brain-like, with translation MAEKTALLESFLSCHVCSETFRDPVSLSCNHSFCSSCLQQFWEQAKNNNCPICKRKSSKELPAVNFSLKELADSFTGRQKSESSETEKGKKKVEVEVVCSKHQEEPKLFCEDEQRAVCPVCEFSLHQSHKVVPVEQAVSELKDQLKSDLQSLQDKRDKYKEVKETYKEVIQHSKKQLLSTEKQIRAEFNKLHQFLKEEEESRLAALREEGEQRKRTVSREMKMTEQQISSLSDNICAVEEELQKHNVPFLSSYKATQSRARVQCSLSDPQLLSGALIDVAKHLGNLSFTVWKKMKDKVHFSPVILDPNTGHPRLYLSDDLTSVRRGDTKQQLPDNPERNSKYPTVLGSEGFSSGKHSWEVEVGDHPDWTVGLAKESVDRKGETYASPEYGIWCLLHRSGKYTNGLGEIVTVKKSLQRIRVQLDYDRGKVSFYDPEDMTHIYTHKGTFTEKLFPYFCIGRAGDAKTAAIKMCQSDVCV, from the coding sequence ATGGCTGAGAAAACTGCTCTTCTGGAAAGTTTCCTGAGTtgccatgtgtgttcagagactttcagagatcctgtgtctctgagctgcaaccacagcttctgttcaagctgcctgcaacaattctgggaacaagctaaaaacaacaactgtcccatttgtaaaagaaaatcctcaaaagAACTTCCAGCAGTGAACTTTTCACTGAAGGAACTGGCTGACTCCTTTACTGGGAGACAGAAATCTGAATcatctgagacagaaaaaggaaagaagaaagtggaggtggaggtggtgtgtaGTAAACATCAAGAAGAGCCTAAATTGTTCTGTGAGGACGAGCagcgagctgtgtgtcctgtctgtgagttttctctgcaTCAGAGTCACAAGGTGGTTCCTGTAGAAcaagcagtcagtgagctgaaggaccagctgaaatctgacttacagtctctgcaggacaagagggacaaatacaaagaagtgaaggaaacatacaaagaagTGATTCAACActccaagaagcagctgttgtccacagagaagcagatcagagcagagttcaacaagctccaccagttcctgaaagaggaagaggagtccagactggcagctctgagggaggaaggggagcagaggaagaggactgtgagcagagagatgaagatgactgagcagcagatctcctctctgtcagacaatatctgtgctgttgaagaagagctgcagaaacacaacgtgccattcctcagcagttataaagccactcagagcagagccagagtccagtgctcactgtcagatccacagctgctctcaggagctctgatagatgtggccaaacacctgggcaacctgtccttcacagtctggaagaagatgaaggacaagGTCCACTTCAGTCCTGTCATTCTGGACCCAAACACTGGACACCCCCGGCTCTatctgtctgatgatctgaccaGTGTGAGGCGtggagacacaaagcagcagcttcctgacaaTCCAGAGAGAAACTCTAAATATCCCACTGTTCTGGGCTCTGAGGGCTTCAGCTCAGGGAAacacagctgggaggtggaggtgggagaccaTCCTGACTGGACTGTGGGTTTGGCTAAAGAGTCAGTTGACAGGAAGGGGGAGACATATGCCTCACCAGAATATGGAATCTGGTGTTTATTGCATCGCAGTGGAAAATACACTAATGGTCTTGGTGAGattgtcacagtgaagaagagtctccagaggatcagagtccagctggactATGACAGGGGGAAGGTGTCCTTCTACGACCCTGAAGACATGACTCACATCTACACTCACAAAGGcactttcactgagaaactcttcCCATATTTTTGTATTGGACGTGCTGGTGATGCTAAAACTGCTGctatcaaaatgtgtcaaagtgatgtttgtgtgtga
- the LOC143321471 gene encoding zinc-binding protein A33-like, protein MAEKITLVESYLSCHVCSETFRDPVSLSCNHSFCSSCLQQFWEQAKNNNCPICKRKSVKGLPAVNFSLKELADSFAERQKSGSSETEKGKKKEKEQVVCDEHPDVSYWFCEDEQRAVCPVCEFSLHHSHKVVPVEQAVSELKDQLKSDLQSLQDKSDKYKEVKETYKEMIQHSKKQLLSTEKQIRAEFNKLHQFLKEEEESRLAALREEEEQKGRTVSREMKMIEQQISSLSDSICAVEEELQKHNVPFLSSYKATQSRARVQCSLSDPQLLSGALIDVAKHLGNLSFTVWKKMKDKVHFSPVILDPNTGSPWLYLSDDLTSMTRGDKWQQLPDNPERNTKYSTVLGSEGFSSGKHSWEVEVGDHPDWIVGLAKESVDRKGEIFLSPEYGIWCLTHDSGKYSNGLSETVTVKKSLQRIRVQLDYDRGEVSFYDPEDMTHIDTHKDTFTEKLFPYFNIGPAGDAKTAAIKMCQSDVSV, encoded by the coding sequence ATGGCTGAGAAAATTACCCTCGTTGAAAGTTACCTGAGTtgccatgtgtgttcagagactttcagagatcctgtgtctctgagctgcaaccacagcttctgttcaagctgcctgcaacaattctgggaacaagctaaaaacaacaactgtcccatttgtaaaagaaaatcagTCAAAGGACTTCCAGCAGTGAACTTTTCACTGAAGGAACTGGCTGACTCCtttgctgagagacagaaatctggatcatctgagacagaaaaaggaaagaagaaagagaaagagcaggtcGTGTGTGATGAACATCCAGATGTCTCTTATTGGTTCTGTGAGGACGAGCagcgagctgtgtgtcctgtctgtgagttttctctgcacCACAGTCACAAGGTGGTTCCTGTAGAAcaagcagtcagtgagctgaaggaccagctgaaatctgacttacagtctctgcaggacaagagcgacaaatacaaagaagtgaaggaaacatacaaagaaatgattcaacactccaagaagcagctgttgtccacagagaagcagatcagagcagagttcaacaagctccaccagttcctgaaagaggaagaggagtccagactggcagctctgagggaggaagaggagcagaaggggaggactgtgagcagagagatgaagatgattgagcagcagatctcctctctgtcagacagtatctgtgctgttgaagaagagctgcagaaacacaacgtgccattcctcagcagttataaagccactcagagcagagccagagtccagtgctcactgtcagatccacagctgctctcaggagctctgatagatgtggccaaacacctgggcaacctgtccttcacagtctggaagaagatgaaggacaagGTCCACTTCAGTCCTGTCATTCTGGACCCAAACACTGGAAGCCCCTGGCTCTatctgtctgatgatctgaccaGTATGACACGTGGAGACAAATggcagcagcttcctgacaatccagagagaaacactaaATATTCCACTGTTCTGGGCTCTGAGGGCTTCAGCTCAGGGAAacacagctgggaggtggaggtgggagaccaTCCTGACTGGATTGTGGGTTTAGCTAAAGAGTCAGTTGACAGGAAGGGGGAGATATTTCTTTCACCAGAATATGGAATCTGGTGTTTAACGCATGATAGTGGAAAATACAGTAATGGTCTTAGTgagactgtcacagtgaagaagagtctccagaggatcagagtccagctggactATGACAGGGGGGAGGTGTCCTTCTACGACCCTGAAGACATGACTCACATCGACACTCACAAAGacactttcactgagaaactcttcCCATATTTCAATATTGGACCTGCTGGTGATGCTAAAACTGCTGctatcaaaatgtgtcaaagtgatgtttctgtgtga
- the LOC143320961 gene encoding nuclear factor 7, brain-like, with translation MAEKTALLEGFLSCHVCSETFTDPVSLSCNHSFCSSCLQQFWEQAKNKNCPICKRKSSNEHPVVNFSLKELAEAFAGRQKSGSSETEKRQKKVEVVCRKHQKEPKLFCEDEQRAVCPVCEFSLHHSHKVVPVEQAVSELKDQLKSDLQSLQDKRDKYKRVEKTYKEMIQHSKKQLLSTEKQIRAEFNKLHQFLKEEEESRLAALREEGEQRKRTVSREMKMIEQQISSLSDSICAVEEELQKHNVPFLSSYKATQSRARVQCSLSDPQLLSGALIDVAKHLGNLSFTVWKKMKDKVHFSPVILDPNTGHRRLCLSDDLTSVRNGDTEQQLPDNPERHTKYSTVLGSEGFSSGTHSWEVEVGDHPDWNVGLAKESVDRKGERFASPEHGIWCFFHRSGKYSNGLFKTVTVKKSLQRIRVQLDYDRGEVSFYDPEDMTHIYTYKDTFTEKLFPYLNIGKAGGAKTAAIKMCQSDVSV, from the coding sequence ATGGCTGAGAAAACTGCTCTTCTCGAAGGTTTCCTGAGTtgccatgtgtgttcagagactttCACAGATCCTGTTTCTCTgagctgcaaccacagcttctgttcaagctgcctgcaacaattctgggaacaagctaaaaacaaaaactgtcccATTTGTAAGAGAAAATCTTCAAACGAACATCCAGTTGTGAACTTTTCACTGAAGGAACTGGCTGAAGCTTTTGCTGGGAGACAGAAATCTGGATcatctgagacagaaaaaagacagaagaaggtggaggtggtgtgtcGTAAACATCAAAAAGAGCCTAAATTGTTCTGTGAGGACGAGCagcgagctgtgtgtcctgtctgtgagttttctctgcacCACAGTCACAAGGTGGTTCCTGTAGAAcaagcagtcagtgagctgaaggaccagctgaaatctgacttacagtctctgcaggacaagagggacaaataCAAACGAGTGgagaaaacatacaaagaaatgattcaacactccaagaagcagctgttgtccacagagaagcagatcagagcagagttcaacaagctccaccagttcctgaaagaggaagaggagtccagactggcagctctgagggaggaaggggagcagaggaagaggactgtgagcagagagatgaagatgattgagcagcagatctcctctctgtcagacagtatctgtgctgttgaagaagagctgcagaaacacaacgtgccattcctcagcagttataaagccactcagagcagagccagagtccagtgctcactgtcagatccacagctgctctcaggagctctgatagatgtggccaaacacctgggcaacctgtccttcacagtctggaagaagatgaaggacaaggtccacttcagtcctgtcattctggacccaaacactggacaccgcaggctctgtctgtctgatgatctgaccagtgtgaggaatggagacacagagcagcagcttcctgacaaTCCAGAGAGACACACTAAGTATTCCACTGTTCTGGGCTCTGAGGGCTTCAGCTcagggacacacagctgggaggtggaggtgggagaccaTCCTGACTGGAATGTGGGTTTGGCTAAAGAGTCAGTTGACAGGAAGGGGGAGAGATTTGCCTCACCAGAACATGGAATCTGGTGTTTCTTTCATCGCAGTGGAAAATACAGTAATGGTCTTTTTaagactgtcacagtgaagaagagtctccagaggatcagagtccagctggactATGACAGGGGGGAGGTGTCCTTCTACGACCCTGAAGACATGACTCACATCTACACTTACAAAGacactttcactgagaaactcttcCCATATTTAAATATTGGAAAAGCTGGTGGTGCTAAAACTGCTGctatcaaaatgtgtcaaagtgatgtttctgtgtga
- the LOC143321472 gene encoding zinc-binding protein A33-like, whose product MAEKITLVEGYLSCHVCSETFTDPVSLSCNHSFCSSCLQQFWEQAKNKNCPICKRKSSKDHPPVSFSLKELADIIAGRQRFESCETEKGKKKVEVVCSKHQEEPKLFCEDEQRAVCPVCEFSLHESHKVVPVEQAVSELKDQLKSDLQSLQDKRDKYKEVKETYKEVIQHSKKQLLSTEKQIRAEFNKLHQFLKEEEESRLAALREERVQRKRTVRREMKMIEQQISSLSDSICAVEEELQKHNVPFLSSYKATQSRARVQCSLSDPQLLSGALIDVAKHLGNLSFTVWKKMKDKVHFSPVILDPNTGHPRLCLSDDLTSVRNGDTKQQLPDNPERNTKYYFVLGSEGFSSGKHSWEVEVGDHPVWRVGLAKESVDRKGERQGTPKYGIWCLLHHRGKYINGLGKTVTVKKSLQRIRVQLDYDRGEVSFYDPEDMTHIYTYKDTFTEKLFPYFSLGDTGDAKTAAIKMCQSDVSV is encoded by the coding sequence ATGGCTGAGAAAATTACCCTCGTTGAAGGTTACCTGAGTtgccatgtgtgttcagagactttcacagatcctgtgtctctgagctgcaaccacagcttctgttcaagctgcctgcaacaattctgggaacaagctaaaaacaaaaactgtcccatttgtaaaagaaaatcctcaaagGACCATCCACCAGTAAGCTTTTCATTAAAGGAACTGGCTGACATCATTGCTGGGAGACAGAGATTTGAATcatgtgagacagaaaaaggaaagaagaaggtggaggtggtgtgtaGTAAACATCAAGAAGAGCCTAAATTGTTCTGTGAGGACGAGCagcgagctgtgtgtcctgtctgtgagttttctctgcacGAGAGTCACAAGGTGGTTCCTGTAGAAcaagcagtcagtgagctgaaggaccagctgaaatctgacttacagtctctgcaggacaagagggacaaatacaaagaagtgaaggaaacatacaaagaagTGATTCAACActccaagaagcagctgttgtccacagagaagcagatcagagcagagttcaacaagctccaccagttcctgaaagaggaagaggagtccagactggcagctctgagggaggaaagggtgcagaggaagaggactgtgaggagagagatgaagatgattgagcagcagatctcctctctgtcagacagtatctgtgctgttgaagaagagctgcagaaacacaacgtgccattcctcagcagttataaagccactcagagcagagccagagtccagtgctcactgtcagatccacagctgctctcaggagctctgatagatgtggccaaacacctgggcaacctgtccttcacagtctggaagaagatgaaggacaaggtccacttcagtcctgtcattctggacccaaacactggacacccccggctctgtctgtctgatgatctgaccagtgtgaggaatggagacacaaagcagcagcttcctgacaatccagagagaaacactaaATACTATTTTGTTCTGGGCTCCGAGGGCTTCAGCTCAGGGAAacacagctgggaggtggaggtgggagaccaTCCTGTCTGGAGAGTGGGTTTGGCTAAAGAGTCAGTTGACAGGAAGGGGGAGCGACAGGGTACACCAAAATATGGAATCTGGTGTTTATTGCATCACCGTGGAAAATACATTAATGGTCTTGGTaagactgtcacagtgaagaagagtctccagaggatcagagtccagctggactATGACAGGGGGGAGGTGTCCTTCTACGACCCTGAAGACATGACTCACATCTACACTTACAAAGacactttcactgagaaactcttcCCATATTTCAGTCTCGGAGACACTGGTGATGCTAAAACTGCTGctatcaaaatgtgtcaaagtgatgtttctgtgtga
- the LOC143321459 gene encoding zinc-binding protein A33-like — MAEKTALFKGFLSCHVCSETFRDPVSLSCNHSFCSSCLQQFWEQAKNKNCPICKRKSSKDHPAVNFSLKELADSFAGRQKSESSETEKEKGKEQVVCDEHSDASYLFCEDEQRAVCPVCEFSLHHSHKVVPVEQAVSELKDQLKSDLQSLQDKRDKYKRVEETYKEVIQHSKKQLLSTEKQIRAEFNKLHQFLKEEEESRLAALREEEEGKGRTVSREMKMIEQQISSLSDSICAVEEELQKHNVPFLSSYKATQSRARVQCSLSDPQLLSGALIDVAKHLGNLSFTVWKKMKDKVHFSPVILDPKTGSRWLHLSDDLTSVTCGDTEQQLPDNPERHTSDSSVLGSEGFSSGKHSWEVEVGDHPDWAVGLAKESVDRKGETYASPEYGIWCLVHGSGKYWNGLSKTVTVKKSLQRIRVQLDYDRGEVSFYDPEDMTHIYTHKGTFTEKLFPFFSIGKAGGAKTAAIKMCQSDVSV; from the coding sequence ATGGCTGAGAAAACTGCTCTATTCAAAGGTTTCCTGAGTtgccatgtgtgttcagagactttcagagatcctgtgtctctgagctgcaaccacagcttctgttcaagctgcctgcaacaattctgggaacaagctaaaaacaaaaactgtcccatttgtaaaagaaaatcctcaaagGACCATCCAGCAGTGAACTTTTCACTGAAGGAACTGGCTGACTCCTTTGCTGGGAGACAGAAATCTGAATcatctgagacagaaaaagagaaagggaaagagcaGGTCGTGTGTGATGAACATTCAGATGCCTCTTATTTGTTCTGTGAGGACGAGCagcgagctgtgtgtcctgtctgtgagttttctctgcacCACAGTCACAAGGTGGTTCCTGTAGAAcaagcagtcagtgagctgaaggaccagctgaaatctgacttacagtctctgcaggacaagagggacaaataCAAACGAGTGgaggaaacatacaaagaagTGATTCAACActccaagaagcagctgttgtccacagagaagcagatcagagcagagttcaacaagctccaccagttcctgaaagaggaagaggagtccagactggcagctctgagggaggaagaggaggggaaggggaggactgtgagcagagagatgaagatgattgagcagcagatctcctctctgtcagacagtatctgtgctgttgaagaagagctgcagaaacacaacgtgccattcctcagcagttataaagccactcagagcagagccagagtccagtgctcactgtcagatccacagctgctctcaggagctctgatagatgtggccaaacacctgggcaacctgtccttcacagtctggaagaagatgaaggacaagGTCCACTTCAGTCCTGTCATTCTGGACCCAAAAACTGGAAGCCGCTGGCTCCatctgtctgatgatctgaccaGTGTGACGtgtggagacacagagcagcagcttcctgacaaTCCAGAGAGACACACTAGCGATTCCTCTGTTCTGGGCTCTGAGGGCTTCAGCTCAGGGAAacacagctgggaggtggaggtgggagaccaTCCTGACTGGGCTGTGGGTTTGGCTAAAGAGTCAGTTGACAGGAAGGGGGAGACATATGCCTCACCAGAATATGGAATCTGGTGTTTGGTGCATGGCAGTGGAAAATACTGGAATGGTCTTAGTaagactgtcacagtgaagaagagtctccagaggatcagagtccagctggactATGACAGGGGGGAGGTGTCCTTCTACGACCCTGAAGACATGACTCACATCTACACTCACAAAGGcactttcactgagaaactcttcCCATTTTTCAGTATTGGAAAGGCTGGTGGTGCTAAAACTGCTGctatcaaaatgtgtcaaagtgatgtttctgtgtga
- the LOC143321473 gene encoding nuclear factor 7, brain-like, with translation MAEITALLESFLSCHVCSETFRDPVSLSCNHSFCSSCLQQFWEQAKNNNCPICKRKSVKELPAVNFTLKELADSFAGRQKSESSETEKGKKKGKEQVVCDEHPDVSYWFCEDEQRAVCPVCEFSLHQSHKVVPVEQAVSELKDQLKSDLQSLQDKRDKYKRVEETYKEMIQHSKKQLLSTEKQIRAEFNKLHQFLKEEEESRLAALREEGEQRKRTVSREMKMIEQQISSLSDSICAVEEELQKHNVPFLSSYKATQSRARVQCSLSDPQLLSGALIDVAKHLGNLSFKVWKKMKDMVHFSPVILDPNTGSPWLCLSDDLTSVRHGDTEQQLPDNPERHTKYWNVLGSEGFSSGKHSWEVEVGDHPAWNVGLAKESVDRKGETGASPGYGIWCLLHRSGKYTNVLGKTVTVKKSLQRIRVQLDYDRGEVSFYDPEDMTHIYTHKDTFTEKLFPYFHIGPAGDAKTAAIKMCQSDVSV, from the coding sequence ATGGCTGAGATTACTGCTCTTCTGGAAAGTTTCCTGAGTtgccatgtgtgttcagagactttcagagatcctgtgtctctgagctgcaaccacagcttctgttcaagctgcctgcaacaattctgggaacaagctaaaaacaacaactgtcccatttgtaaaagaaaatcagTCAAAGAACTTCCAGCAGTGAACTTTACACTGAAGGAACTGGCTGACTCCTTTGCTGGGAGACAGAAATCTGAATcatctgagacagaaaaaggaaagaagaaagggaaagagcaGGTCGTGTGTGATGAACATCCAGATGTCTCTTATTGGTTCTGTGAGGACGAGCagcgagctgtgtgtcctgtctgtgagttttctctgcacCAGAGTCACAAGGTGGTTCCTGTAGAAcaagcagtcagtgagctgaaggaccagctgaaatctgacttacagtctctgcaggacaagagggacaaataCAAACGAGTGgaggaaacatacaaagaaatgattcaacactccaagaagcagctgttgtccacagagaagcagatcagagcagagttcaacaagctccaccagttcctgaaagaggaagaggagtccagactggcagctctgagggaggaaggggagcagaggaagaggactgtgagcagagagatgaagatgattgagcagcagatctcctctctgtcagacagtatctgtgctgttgaagaagagctgcagaaacacaacgtgccattcctcagcagttataaagccactcagagcagagccagagtccagtgctcactgtcagatccacagctgctctcaggagctctgatagatgtggccaaacacctgggcaacctGTCCTTCAAAgtctggaagaagatgaaggacatggtccacttcagtcctgtcattctggacccaaacactggaagcccctggctctgtctgtctgatgatctgaccaGTGTAAGGcatggagacacagagcagcagcttcctgacaaTCCAGAGAGACACACTAAATATTGGAATGTTCTGGGCTCTGAGGGCTTCAGCTCAGGGAAacacagctgggaggtggaggtgggagaccaTCCTGCCTGGAATGTGGGTTTGGCTAAAGAGTCAGTTGACAGGAAGGGGGAGACAGGTGCCTCACCAGGATATGGAATCTGGTGTTTATTGCATCGCAGTGGAAAATACACTAATGTTCTTGGTAaaactgtcacagtgaagaagagtctccagaggatcagagtccagctggactATGACAGGGGGGAGGTGTCCTTCTATGACCCTGAAGACATGACTCACATCTACACTCACAAAGacactttcactgagaaactcttcCCATATTTTCATATTGGACCTGCTGGTGATGCTAAAACTGCTGctatcaaaatgtgtcaaagtgatgtttctgtgtga
- the LOC143321009 gene encoding zinc-binding protein A33-like, with the protein MAESTALLESFLSCHVCSETFRDPVSLSCNHSFCSSCLQQFWEQAKNKNCPICKRKSSKDHPVVNFSLKDLAEAFTGRQKSESSETEKGQVEVEVEVVCSKHQEEPKLFCEDEQRAVCPVCEFSLHHSHKVVPVEQAVSELKDQLKSDLQSLQDKRDKYKRVEKTYKEMIQHSKKQLLSTEKQIRAEFNKLHQFLKEEEESRLAALREEGEQRKRTVSREMKMIEQQISSLSDSICAVEEELQKHNVPFLSSYKATQSRARVQCSLSDPQLLSGALIDVAKHLGNLSFTVWKKMKDKVHFSPVILDPNTGHPRLCLSDDLTSVRNGDTEQQLPDNPERNTKYSSVLGSEGFSSGKHSWEVEVGDHPVWTVGLAKESVDRKGEIFLSPEYGFWCLLHRSGKYINGLGKTVTVKKSLQRIRVQLDYDRGEVSFYDPEDMTHIYTYKDTFTEKLFPYFNIGSAGHAKTAAIKMCQSDVCV; encoded by the coding sequence ATGGCTGAGAGTACTGCTCTTCTGGAAAGTTTCCTGAGTtgccatgtgtgttcagagactttcagagatcctgtgtctctgagctgcaaccacagcttctgttcaagctgcctgcaacaattctgggaacaagctaaaaacaaaaactgtcccatttgtaaaagaaaatcctcaaagGACCATCCAGTTGTGAACTTTTCACTAAAGGACCTGGCTGAAGCCTTTACTGGGAGACAGAAATCTGAATcatctgagacagaaaaaggacaggtggaggtggaggtggaggtggtgtgtaGTAAACATCAAGAAGAGCCTAAATTGTTCTGTGAGGACGAGCagcgagctgtgtgtcctgtctgtgagttttctctgcacCACAGTCACAAGGTGGTTCCTGTAGAAcaagcagtcagtgagctgaaggaccagctgaaatctgacttacagtctctgcaggacaagagggacaaataCAAACGAGTGgagaaaacatacaaagaaatgattcaacactccaagaagcagctgttgtccacagagaagcagatcagagcagagttcaacaagctccaccagttcctgaaagaggaagaggagtccagactggcagctctgagggaggaaggggagcagaggaagaggactgtgagcagagagatgaagatgattgagcagcagatctcctctctgtcagacagtatctgtgctgttgaagaagagctgcagaaacacaacgtgccattcctcagcagttataaagccactcagagcagagccagagtccagtgctcactgtcagatccacagctgctctcaggagctctgatagatgtggccaaacacctgggcaacctgtccttcacagtctggaagaagatgaaggacaaggtccacttcagtcctgtcattctggacccaaacactggacacccccggctctgtctgtctgatgatctgaccagtgtgaggaatggagacacagagcagcagcttcctgacaatccagagagaaacactaaATATTCCTCTGTTCTGGGCTCTGAGGGCTTCAGCTCAGGGAAacacagctgggaggtggaggtgggagaccaTCCTGTCTGGACTGTGGGTTTGGCTAAAGAGTCAGTTGACAGGAAGGGGGAGATATTTCTTTCACCAGAATATGGATTCTGGTGTTTATTGCATCGCAGTGGAAAATACATTAATGGTCTTGGTaagactgtcacagtgaagaagagtctccagaggatcagagtccagctggactATGACAGGGGGGAGGTGTCCTTCTACGACCCTGAAGACATGACTCACATCTACACTTACAAAGacactttcactgagaaactcttcCCATATTTCAATATTGGATCTGCTGGTCATGCTAAAACTGCTGctatcaaaatgtgtcaaagtgatgtttgtgtgtga